The following proteins are encoded in a genomic region of Nocardioides renjunii:
- a CDS encoding sensor histidine kinase has translation MRTPAGPWTVTGFAACQLLLLVPTVVAFVLVGVGGLLALVTVGVPILVLGLPALRWIAERHRSMAARTLGHEVPAGYLPTSGLGTLARVRTWAVDPMTWRDLLWVLVSLTAGFALALLTVLLLLLVVTGAIWWYGAPHVMRLRATLDRTFLTRGHTEQLEQRVVDLTVSRADTVDHNAAELRRIERDLHDGAQARLVAVGMTLGLADDLFERDPEAALRLVAEARDTTGAALADLRAVVRGIHPPVLADRGLAGAVEALALDMALPVTVLSDLEGRPPEPVESAVYFAVAECLANVGKHAGASRAWVDLRHGSGVLRASIGDDGRGGADARHGTGMLGVMRRLSAFDGTMVVSSPDRGPTLITLEIPCALSSPRTTLSSATD, from the coding sequence ATGCGCACGCCAGCCGGTCCGTGGACCGTCACCGGGTTCGCCGCCTGCCAGCTGCTGCTCCTCGTGCCCACGGTCGTGGCCTTTGTGCTGGTGGGTGTCGGAGGACTGCTCGCCCTCGTCACGGTCGGCGTCCCGATCCTGGTGCTGGGCCTGCCGGCGCTGCGCTGGATCGCCGAGCGGCACCGCTCGATGGCGGCGCGCACCCTCGGCCACGAGGTGCCCGCCGGCTACCTGCCGACCAGCGGCCTCGGCACGCTGGCCCGGGTGCGCACGTGGGCGGTGGACCCGATGACCTGGCGCGACCTGCTGTGGGTGCTGGTCTCCCTGACGGCGGGCTTCGCCCTGGCCCTCCTCACCGTGCTGCTGCTGCTCCTCGTCGTCACCGGTGCCATCTGGTGGTACGGCGCGCCGCACGTCATGCGCCTGCGCGCCACCCTCGACCGGACCTTTCTCACGCGCGGCCACACCGAGCAGCTCGAGCAGCGCGTCGTCGACCTGACGGTGTCGCGGGCCGACACCGTCGACCACAACGCCGCCGAGCTGCGACGGATCGAGCGCGACCTCCACGACGGGGCGCAGGCGCGGCTCGTCGCGGTCGGGATGACGCTCGGCCTGGCCGACGACCTGTTCGAGCGCGACCCCGAGGCCGCGCTCCGGCTCGTCGCCGAGGCGCGTGACACGACCGGGGCGGCCCTCGCCGACCTGCGCGCCGTCGTCCGCGGCATCCACCCGCCGGTGCTCGCCGACCGCGGGCTCGCCGGCGCCGTCGAGGCGCTCGCGCTCGACATGGCGCTGCCGGTGACGGTGCTGTCCGACCTGGAGGGCCGACCACCCGAGCCGGTGGAGTCGGCGGTCTACTTCGCGGTCGCGGAGTGCCTCGCCAACGTGGGCAAGCACGCGGGGGCGAGCCGCGCGTGGGTGGACCTGCGCCACGGCTCCGGCGTGCTGCGCGCCTCCATCGGCGACGACGGCCGCGGCGGGGCCGATGCGCGACACGGCACCGGCATGCTCGGCGTCATGCGACGCCTGTCGGCGTTTGACGGCACGATGGTGGTCTCGAGCCCCGACCGGGGGCCCACGCTGATCACGTTGGAGATTCCGTGCGCCTTGTCATCGCCGAGGACAACGCTCTCCTCCGCGACGGACTGA
- a CDS encoding DUF1700 domain-containing protein gives MSTTDLPVRPDVAGFVDRVRDLLSDLPEEDRLELTEGLEADLADQVAEQGADVLGDAVAYARELRTAAGFDPVPGRRPSPPAGVMLLEQLDAARAWFDLQVSRPRVVSAWRVLVTLRPAWWVLRAWAASVVVALLWPGWYDYGLTWLPGVHPAIGLLMLAVCVVGSALVGLGVLWPGARTPGSRSLLARVVLLALNLCAIVSLPVINGELDQQSWSRYNQGYGEAELFMTESGVLNGGREVCNIAAYDASGQPLTGVQLFDQEGRPLDVRCWDQQARTVPWILGDVARWNVFPLAERERPARTSARRADLGETAFPVPDRATTPEVTHPLVSPGPADEPQPDRAERREKAGEGRETPRNDRRP, from the coding sequence ATGAGCACCACCGATCTTCCCGTCCGACCTGACGTCGCCGGCTTCGTCGACAGAGTCCGCGACCTCCTCTCCGACCTTCCCGAGGAGGACCGGCTCGAGCTGACGGAGGGACTCGAGGCCGACCTGGCGGACCAGGTCGCGGAGCAGGGGGCGGACGTCCTCGGCGACGCGGTGGCCTATGCCCGCGAGCTGCGCACCGCCGCCGGGTTCGACCCGGTCCCTGGCCGGCGCCCGAGCCCGCCGGCGGGAGTGATGCTGCTCGAGCAGCTCGACGCCGCCCGGGCGTGGTTCGACCTCCAGGTCTCGCGGCCGCGTGTGGTGTCGGCGTGGCGGGTGCTCGTCACCCTGCGTCCTGCCTGGTGGGTGCTGCGCGCCTGGGCCGCCTCGGTCGTGGTCGCGTTGCTGTGGCCGGGGTGGTACGACTACGGGCTGACCTGGTTGCCGGGCGTGCACCCGGCGATCGGCCTCCTCATGCTCGCGGTCTGCGTGGTGGGAAGCGCGCTCGTGGGGCTCGGTGTGCTGTGGCCGGGCGCGCGCACCCCCGGCTCGCGGAGTCTGCTGGCTCGTGTGGTGCTCCTGGCGCTCAACCTGTGCGCGATCGTGAGCCTGCCCGTCATCAACGGCGAGCTCGACCAGCAGTCCTGGAGCCGCTACAACCAAGGCTACGGGGAGGCCGAGCTCTTCATGACGGAGTCCGGCGTCCTCAACGGCGGCCGCGAGGTCTGCAACATCGCGGCCTACGACGCGTCGGGTCAGCCGCTGACCGGCGTGCAGCTCTTCGACCAGGAAGGACGACCGCTCGACGTGCGGTGCTGGGACCAGCAAGCCCGGACCGTTCCGTGGATCCTCGGCGACGTCGCGCGCTGGAACGTCTTCCCCCTCGCCGAGCGCGAGCGTCCCGCTCGTACGTCGGCGCGCCGTGCCGACCTCGGCGAGACTGCGTTCCCGGTCCCTGACCGGGCCACGACGCCGGAGGTCACCCACCCGCTCGTGAGCCCCGGACCGGCGGACGAGCCGCAACCGGACCGGGCCGAGCGGCGCGAGAAGGCCGGCGAGGGTCGTGAGACCCCACGGAACGACCGAAGGCCATGA
- a CDS encoding LuxR C-terminal-related transcriptional regulator — MRLVIAEDNALLRDGLIRLLEANGCTVVAAVDNAPQLDAALRDVEADGAVLDVRMPPTWSDEGLRAAIAVRTRRPGYPVMVLSQYVEQLYARELLASGEGGVGYLLKDRVANVGEFVDGVRRVVSGGTVIDPEVIAAIMAHRRDEPLDRLTARERDVLSLMAEGRSNAAIAGALFVSEKAVAKHTNSIFTKLDLPLAPDDNRRVLAVLAWLR, encoded by the coding sequence GTGCGCCTTGTCATCGCCGAGGACAACGCTCTCCTCCGCGACGGACTGATCCGGCTGCTGGAGGCCAACGGCTGCACCGTCGTGGCGGCCGTCGACAACGCCCCACAGCTCGACGCGGCCCTCCGTGACGTCGAGGCCGACGGTGCCGTGCTCGACGTGCGGATGCCGCCGACCTGGTCCGACGAGGGACTGCGGGCCGCCATCGCCGTGCGCACCCGGCGACCCGGCTACCCCGTGATGGTGCTCTCGCAGTACGTCGAGCAGCTCTACGCCCGCGAGCTGCTCGCCAGCGGCGAGGGCGGGGTCGGCTACCTCCTCAAGGACCGCGTCGCCAACGTCGGCGAGTTCGTCGACGGCGTACGCCGGGTGGTGTCCGGCGGGACCGTCATCGACCCCGAGGTCATCGCCGCGATCATGGCCCACCGGCGCGACGAGCCGCTCGACCGGCTCACGGCCCGCGAGCGCGACGTGCTGTCGCTGATGGCGGAGGGGCGCTCCAACGCCGCCATCGCCGGCGCGCTCTTCGTCTCCGAGAAGGCCGTCGCCAAGCACACCAACAGCATCTTCACCAAGCTCGACCTGCCCCTCGCGCCCGACGACAACCGGCGGGTGCTGGCCGTGCTCGCCTGGCTGCGCTGA
- a CDS encoding PadR family transcriptional regulator gives MDQTQLLKGVLDLAVLAVVEGEDGYGYDIVRRLRDGGLREVGDASVYGTLRRLYAAGALTSYVVPSESGPHRKYYGITPVGRGQLHEQRTDWYAFASTLDGLLASTAPHSTTPGVSA, from the coding sequence ATGGATCAGACCCAGCTCCTCAAGGGCGTGCTCGACCTCGCCGTGCTGGCGGTGGTCGAGGGGGAGGACGGCTACGGCTACGACATCGTGCGGCGGCTGCGCGACGGTGGCCTGCGGGAGGTGGGCGACGCCTCGGTCTACGGGACGCTGCGCCGCCTCTACGCCGCGGGCGCACTGACGTCGTACGTCGTGCCCTCCGAAAGCGGACCGCACCGCAAGTACTACGGCATCACGCCGGTCGGTCGTGGGCAGCTCCATGAGCAGCGCACGGACTGGTACGCCTTCGCGTCCACCCTGGACGGGCTCCTCGCCTCCACCGCACCTCACTCGACCACTCCGGGAGTCAGCGCATGA
- a CDS encoding MMPL family transporter → MSVRNPLAGAPIRAARWSATHPWRAILGWLALVAVAVVLAAAVPTNTADDVDYREHESGRAAQWIDDAGMSDPLTENVLVTAGASGLDPARAEEAAAQLGREMAKVPGVEEAMAPVWSQDRSALLVAVRLAADHEETGEMTAVTDAVQEEYADLRIRQAGDLTIDEGINEQVEADLASAEGISLPVTLVLMLFAFGALIAAGIPVLLAASSVVVTIGITAPVSWLVPAEATVTSMIVLIGMAVGVDYSLFYLKREREERARGRSTLDAVEVAAETSGHSILVSGLAVVVAMSGLYVVGGVTFNSLATGAILVVAIAVLGSITVLPALLVTLGRWVDRPRVPGLWRLNRRIGRGGISRRLLAPVLRRPVVALALGGAVVVALAVPMLGMKVHSANLETLPDSIPQVVTARDMAKAFPLEGASAEVVVQADAADAARVRSALVGLDEAAARTGDFVAAGDAGIEVSDGGRTTVLDLAIPHEESDPRVDEAVELLRDELVPTALDGLDVEHAVGGGAAESYDSAHHLATYLPIVIGFVALLTMVMMGIAFRSVRLALVSSVLNLASVAVAFGMMTLVFQHGWFEGALDFTSPGFLIDWIPMIVLVILVGLSMDYHVFVLSRVREHVRRGLPARLAVEQGVTDTAGVVKSAAAVMVSVFAIFATLSMLEMKMMGVGLAVAILLDATLIRLVMLPAVLVLLGDRVWGRREVPGEQVVEPVPELAVSRQP, encoded by the coding sequence ATGTCCGTCCGCAACCCTCTCGCCGGAGCCCCGATCCGGGCCGCCCGCTGGAGCGCCACCCACCCGTGGCGCGCGATCCTCGGCTGGCTCGCCCTGGTCGCCGTGGCCGTGGTGCTCGCCGCGGCCGTCCCCACCAACACCGCCGACGACGTCGACTACCGCGAGCACGAGTCCGGGCGCGCCGCCCAGTGGATCGACGACGCCGGCATGTCCGACCCGCTCACCGAGAACGTCCTCGTCACCGCCGGCGCCTCCGGCCTGGACCCCGCGCGGGCTGAAGAGGCCGCTGCGCAGCTCGGGCGGGAGATGGCGAAGGTCCCCGGCGTCGAGGAGGCGATGGCGCCCGTGTGGAGCCAGGACCGGTCCGCCCTGCTGGTCGCCGTGCGGCTCGCCGCCGACCACGAGGAGACCGGGGAGATGACGGCGGTGACCGACGCGGTGCAGGAGGAGTACGCCGACCTGCGCATCCGCCAGGCCGGTGACCTCACCATCGACGAGGGCATCAACGAGCAGGTCGAGGCCGACCTGGCCTCGGCCGAGGGCATCAGCCTGCCCGTGACGCTCGTGCTGATGCTCTTCGCGTTCGGGGCCCTCATCGCGGCGGGCATCCCCGTCCTGCTGGCGGCGAGCAGTGTCGTCGTGACGATCGGCATCACCGCACCCGTCTCGTGGCTGGTGCCGGCCGAGGCCACCGTCACCAGCATGATCGTGCTCATCGGCATGGCGGTCGGTGTCGACTACTCGCTCTTCTACCTCAAGCGCGAGCGCGAGGAGCGCGCCCGTGGTCGCTCGACCCTCGACGCCGTCGAGGTGGCCGCCGAGACCTCCGGCCACTCGATCCTGGTGTCCGGCCTCGCCGTCGTCGTCGCCATGTCGGGCCTCTACGTCGTCGGCGGCGTCACCTTCAACTCGCTGGCCACCGGCGCGATCCTCGTGGTCGCGATCGCCGTGCTCGGCTCGATCACCGTGCTGCCCGCCCTCCTGGTCACGCTCGGCCGCTGGGTCGACCGCCCGCGCGTCCCCGGCCTCTGGCGGCTCAACCGCCGGATCGGGCGGGGCGGGATCAGCCGTCGGCTGCTCGCGCCGGTGCTGCGACGCCCGGTCGTGGCGCTCGCCCTGGGCGGCGCGGTCGTGGTGGCGCTCGCCGTGCCGATGCTGGGCATGAAGGTGCACAGCGCCAACCTCGAGACGCTGCCCGACTCCATTCCGCAGGTCGTCACCGCTCGCGACATGGCGAAGGCCTTCCCGCTCGAGGGTGCGTCGGCCGAGGTCGTGGTGCAGGCCGACGCCGCCGACGCGGCTCGGGTCCGCTCGGCGCTGGTCGGGCTCGACGAGGCGGCGGCCCGGACCGGCGACTTCGTGGCGGCGGGTGACGCCGGCATCGAGGTCTCCGACGGCGGCCGGACGACCGTCCTGGACCTCGCCATCCCCCACGAGGAGAGCGACCCGCGCGTGGACGAGGCGGTCGAGCTGCTGCGCGACGAGCTCGTGCCCACGGCGCTCGACGGCCTCGACGTCGAGCACGCGGTCGGCGGGGGAGCGGCAGAGTCGTACGACTCGGCGCACCACCTGGCGACGTACCTCCCGATCGTGATCGGCTTCGTGGCGCTGCTGACGATGGTCATGATGGGCATCGCGTTCCGCAGCGTCCGGCTGGCGCTCGTGTCCTCGGTGCTCAACCTCGCCTCGGTGGCGGTCGCCTTCGGGATGATGACGCTCGTGTTCCAGCACGGCTGGTTCGAGGGAGCGCTCGACTTCACCTCGCCGGGCTTCCTCATCGACTGGATCCCGATGATCGTCCTCGTCATCCTGGTCGGCCTGTCGATGGACTACCACGTCTTCGTCCTCAGCCGGGTCCGCGAGCACGTGCGACGCGGGCTGCCCGCCCGGCTCGCGGTCGAGCAGGGCGTCACCGACACGGCGGGCGTCGTGAAGAGCGCCGCCGCGGTGATGGTGTCGGTGTTCGCCATCTTCGCCACGCTGTCGATGCTCGAGATGAAGATGATGGGCGTCGGCCTCGCCGTCGCGATCCTGCTCGACGCGACCCTGATCCGGCTGGTGATGCTGCCGGCGGTGCTGGTGCTGCTCGGCGACCGGGTCTGGGGGCGCCGGGAGGTGCCCGGGGAGCAGGTGGTGGAGCCGGTCCCGGAGCTGGCGGTCAGCCGGCAGCCGTGA
- a CDS encoding molybdopterin-dependent oxidoreductase: MGEKRIGVCNLCEAICGLELTVEGRDVVAVRGHAADPLSRGHVCPKGVAIADVYADPDRLRRPVRRVGEGAGARWEEIGWDEAFDLVADNLARVVREHGDDALALYLGNPNAHSLGSMTHGTAMAKSFRTRNRYSATSVDQLPHQLVAHLMFGHQLFLPVPDIDRTSWFLVVGANPMASNGSLMTVPDFPQRVRDLRARGGRMVVLDPRRTETAKVADEHHFVRPGSDAWVLLAMLHVLTTEVSPDDLPTVPSYVDGLGTVVDLVADVTPELAESMSGLPAGEVRRLARELLAADGGVVYSRIGVSAGPWGTVCQWAVNCLNILTGNLDRVGGAMFTTPAIDAVGTGLIGRGHHDVWRSRVRGLPETAGELPVAALREEIETPGEGQVRALLTVAGNPVLSTPDGARLDRALDGLDFMAAVDIYVNETTRHADVILPPTTALERDHYDLVFHLLAVRNTARFTPAVFEKEADQRHDWQIFREITLRTAARLGRRAPLRKRLVQRARLTASPTLLVAGLLRRGTSGVTLKKLRARPAGIDLGPLRGGQLPGRLPSRDRRIDLAPPLVVEDVVRLAAAAAPDEGLLLIGRRHQRDCNSWMHNSERLTRGRARHQLLMNPADLAVRELADGARVRVTSRTGTVEVEVAASDDLMPGVVSLPHGYGHAREGVLMTRSREVPGVSANDLTDPELLDVSGNAALNGVPVEVTAAG, encoded by the coding sequence ATGGGTGAGAAGCGGATCGGCGTGTGCAACCTCTGCGAGGCCATCTGCGGGCTCGAGCTGACCGTGGAGGGCCGCGACGTCGTCGCCGTCCGCGGCCACGCCGCCGACCCGCTCTCCCGCGGCCACGTCTGCCCCAAGGGCGTCGCGATCGCCGACGTGTACGCCGACCCCGACCGGTTGCGGCGCCCGGTGCGCCGGGTCGGCGAGGGCGCCGGGGCACGGTGGGAGGAGATCGGGTGGGACGAGGCGTTCGACCTGGTCGCCGACAACCTCGCCCGGGTGGTGCGGGAGCACGGCGACGACGCCCTCGCGCTCTACCTCGGCAACCCCAACGCGCACAGCCTCGGCTCGATGACCCACGGCACCGCGATGGCGAAGTCCTTCCGGACCAGGAACCGCTACTCCGCGACCTCGGTCGACCAGCTCCCCCACCAGCTGGTGGCCCACCTCATGTTCGGCCACCAGCTGTTCCTGCCGGTCCCGGACATCGACCGCACGTCGTGGTTCCTCGTCGTCGGCGCGAACCCGATGGCCTCCAACGGGTCGCTGATGACCGTGCCCGACTTCCCCCAGCGGGTGCGTGACCTGCGCGCCCGCGGCGGCCGGATGGTCGTGCTCGACCCCCGCCGCACCGAGACCGCCAAGGTCGCCGACGAGCACCACTTCGTCCGCCCCGGCTCCGACGCGTGGGTGCTGCTCGCGATGCTGCACGTCCTCACCACCGAGGTCTCCCCCGACGACCTGCCCACCGTGCCGTCGTACGTCGACGGGCTGGGCACGGTGGTCGACCTCGTCGCCGACGTCACGCCCGAGCTGGCCGAGTCGATGAGCGGGCTCCCCGCCGGCGAGGTCCGCCGCCTCGCGCGCGAGCTGCTGGCCGCCGACGGCGGCGTCGTCTACAGCAGGATCGGCGTCTCCGCCGGCCCGTGGGGCACGGTGTGCCAGTGGGCCGTGAACTGCCTCAACATCCTCACCGGCAACCTCGACCGGGTCGGCGGGGCCATGTTCACCACGCCCGCGATCGACGCGGTCGGCACCGGGTTGATCGGGCGCGGGCACCACGACGTGTGGCGCTCACGGGTCCGCGGCCTCCCCGAGACCGCGGGCGAGCTGCCGGTCGCGGCGCTGCGCGAGGAGATCGAGACGCCGGGCGAGGGCCAGGTCCGCGCGCTGCTGACGGTGGCCGGCAACCCCGTGCTCTCCACCCCTGACGGAGCGCGGCTCGACCGCGCGCTGGACGGGCTCGACTTCATGGCCGCCGTCGACATCTACGTCAACGAGACCACCCGTCACGCCGACGTCATCCTGCCCCCGACCACGGCGCTCGAGCGCGACCACTACGACCTGGTCTTCCACCTGCTGGCGGTGCGCAACACCGCGCGCTTCACCCCGGCGGTCTTCGAGAAGGAGGCCGACCAGCGGCACGACTGGCAGATCTTCCGCGAGATCACCCTGCGCACCGCCGCCCGGCTCGGCCGCAGGGCACCGCTGAGGAAACGGCTGGTGCAGCGGGCCCGCCTCACCGCCAGCCCGACGCTGCTGGTCGCCGGCCTCCTGCGCCGCGGCACCAGCGGCGTGACGCTGAAGAAGCTCCGCGCGCGGCCCGCCGGCATCGACCTGGGACCACTGCGGGGCGGCCAGCTGCCCGGGCGGCTGCCCTCCCGCGACCGGCGGATCGACCTCGCGCCGCCCCTCGTCGTCGAGGACGTCGTCCGGCTGGCGGCGGCGGCTGCGCCCGACGAGGGGCTGCTCCTCATCGGCCGCCGCCACCAGCGCGACTGCAACTCCTGGATGCACAACTCCGAGCGGTTGACCCGTGGCCGTGCCCGCCACCAGCTGCTGATGAACCCCGCCGACCTCGCCGTCCGCGAGCTTGCGGACGGGGCCCGGGTGCGGGTGACCTCCCGCACCGGCACGGTGGAGGTCGAGGTGGCCGCCTCCGACGACCTGATGCCCGGGGTGGTCTCGCTCCCCCACGGCTACGGCCACGCCCGCGAGGGCGTCCTGATGACCCGCAGCCGTGAGGTGCCGGGCGTCTCGGCCAACGACCTGACCGATCCCGAGCTGCTCGACGTGTCGGGCAACGCGGCCCTCAACGGCGTACCGGTGGAGGTCACGGCTGCCGGCTGA